GGTTTCAACGTAATGCGAAGATCTCTCAAAGATGCATTTATAAAAGCGACAAAATGTTCCGATTCTTCATGCGATTATGCTGGCCTGGACACACCTGGTGGTCGATCCACCGGTCAGTGGTCAGTGTACAGAGTTGTTGACTGTTTGttgacaaaaatttaagaaattcataaattaattCTCAGTCAGTCAATTTAGACAGTTTTAAGCGACCAGAGCATTCAACAGAGGCTGGGGTTCACAATAAGTGAAAAGCATGATACGTCCTGTCTTATTTTCTTCTGGATGGACCAGTGATCTGAAGAGCAGAatataatgaaaatgtttttggttCGAGCCAGACATGAATGGATGAAAAAGGTTACCTTTTTTACTGAAAAAAGTCCAACAGATTTCTTATTGTCACCTATGGCTAATGTCCCGATCAACTTCCGCAAGGCGACGTGACAAGCAGTGCAggtatttttgtgaaattataaatttaatggCCAAAATCTAACTGGTATTAATTTTTTGATACAGCAAAATTAAAACTAGATAAATGTCGGATTGCAGTTATTTCAAGCAAAAGAACTCGTAGGCGTCATGCACCGCGCTCCGATCAACGAAGAATCCGTTAAACTTCATGCAATTTCGTAACTGACACCTTCTTTCTCTAACTTCTCGGAATAAAGGTTCGTGCCCTTTCTTTCTTACCTTGTGGAGTGGCAAACGGAACAGCAAACGAATGGCGTATCTAATCCGAAAAACGGTTTCTTAATTTCTGTTCGgttatgctttttttgctgctccctTTCTGTGGGGAGGTAGGTTATCGTTTGGTTCGGCTCGCACAAACCACGGCCCACCTTGCTTTGCTGCACCTTTGGCACACTCAAACAGTCCCACCTCAGCCCAGCCCAGTCACATTAACAGCTTTAAACGCCCGTCATTAGTATCTGTTCCACGCGTTACCCATTTTCCCGGTGTTCTTTCGCGCTCGTTTTGTTGCATCGGACCGCCGCCACAGTTTGACCCAAATCGTCGCACGGGcactttcttttgctcttGGGTGGACGCATTTCAATCTCGAAACCCAGCTTTTGCAGAAAACAGTAGAACGAGTTCCGGTGCAAGAAATGCGGAGCGCTTATGTGCCATTTCAAGAAAGATGCTGTTCAAGATGTGCCCTGTAGAAAGAGGTTCAAGAAAAGATCATTTACGTGCGAACATACGCTAGTGTGCTCCGTAAAGCttattttgaagaaaagcaaataaaaacacagctATATCATGCAAGATACTTTCCTCAGTTAATAAAACCAGCTTTATGACACTCAGAGCTTCATGGCGCCATAATTTCTACGTAGGGGTAGCGATGTACCTTGGGTACCTTCAATAAAATGGTCGCAGTGAAGAGATGCACACAAGCGTCGATGTATGTTACACGTGCTCGTCCCCCGAAAGGGTGATGTACGTCCCTCGGGAAGAGGCCACCATCCGGAGAAATGTTTAGAAAGCAGAGCAAATGAACAACACAAGTTGTTTTCTAGTGCTGAAATGTAACTTTTTCCCCATTCGCTTTTCACTTTCAGATGATGAACGATTTCATCCTTCCAAAGAATTCTCACACTACGGTAAAATAACGCCCCAGCTGCAACATGGACGGCATAAAAGATCCCTAACAAATACGCGCGAAGAGGTAAtgtgtcagtgtgtgtgtgatcagcGCCACGATCTTCACGTCCTATTCCTAATGCTTAATACATTTTTGTTCTCTCAATTCGTCAATTCCAACAGAATGGGCTTCACGCGACGCATTTAACATTAAGTTATACATTAATCGAAGCTGATGTGATATTAGATTTACAACTTAACAAAGCGCTCATACCGGACACACATTTTCTTAGTTATCAGCTACCGAACGGAACGGGCAAACACGTCGTACGGTATGACCGTCCGGAAGAGGTGGATCTTTGCCACTACTATGTAAGTCTCTAGACTAGAGCTGCTGTTTTACAACGACACTACTTACAACCAATTGCTTACTCCATTTTAATAGGGTAAAATACGAGGCAAACCCGACTCTAGAGCAGCAATTTCAACGTGCGGTGAGACGGATGGCATTAGAGGAATTATCATCGATACCGACGATACGTATTACATCGAAAGTCCGCGGGTGACTGTAAAAAGCAACAATATTAACGATGAAACAGCAAGGATCGACCTTGGCGAACATTTTATCTATCGGTAAGTCGCTCTTCAATCTTCCGCAGTTCGCTAACTAATGCACTTCGCTTTCTGGCCATTATTATTGCAATCAGACACTCAGATTTAGTTCCCAGCGGGCCGGAAGGTGAAGGGCATAGGTGTGGTTACGCCGGTGGACACATTAACGCTACCCACGATCCTGAGCTGTACCGGGAACATACGGCAGCACCGAGGGTATGTATCACacttgcgtatgtgtgtgtgtttgttaatGGCTTAAGCATGCAATTTATTAGACGCAgaaaatgataagaaaatttataaattcacCTTCTCCTTCGCCCGTCTTTATTGTAGCGAGAGAAACGAGCCACCTCGTCAGGTTCGCCCAAGATCCGCGGACCGTACAATGCGAACAAGTACTCGAGCTACGTAGAGCTGGTGATCGTGGTGGATAACAAGATGTTCAAGACGATgcgtgaaaattttaaaaccgtCCAGCAGTACTGTAAGGATATAACGAACATCATCAACGCACTGTACGAACCGCTAAACATCTTCGTCGGACTGGTCGGTGTGGTCGTTTGGAACGAAGGTGACGAGATTGAGCTGTCAAAGGATGGCGAGGTGACGCTAAAGAACTTTCTGCACTATCGCAAGAAAACGCTCATCAAGGATCATCCCAACGATAACGCGCAACTGTTCACGAAAGAACACTTTGAAGGTGGTGTCGTAGGGAAAGCGCTGAAAGGCCCGATCTGTACGTACGAATTTTCCGGCGGTGTGGAGATGTACCACAGCGAAATTATCGGTGTGCAGGCAACTACGGTTGCGCACGAGATGGGACACAACTTCGGTATGGAACACGATACGGCGGATTGTGAATGTCCGGAGGAACGTTGCATCATGTCCGCCTCGAGCTCGTCGATCGCACCGAAGCACTGGAGCCGTTGCAGCATCGATCAGCTGAGCTTGGCGTTTCATCACGGCATGAACTATTGTTTAACGAACAAACCGGAAAGCCTTTTCGATTCACCTGTCTGTGGCAATGGGTTTGTGGAGGCGGGTGAACAGTGTGACTGCGGGTTGCCGGACTATTGTGACAATTCGTGTTGCGATCCGCGCACCTGTATGCTGCACACGAACGCATCCTGTGCGACGGGAGAATGTTGCGATTTGCGGACGTGCAAACCGATGGTTGGCGGTACCGTTTGTCGCCAGGCGGACGGGGAGTGTGATTTGCCGGAGTACTGTTCCGGTGAGTCGGAATACTGTCCGGGTGATGTGTTTAAGCGTGATACGGAAATTTGTGACGGTGGCAAAGCGTTCTGTTACCGTGGTACGTGCCGATCGCAGAACGATCAGTGCCGGTTGCTGTGGGGACCGACGGGGAAATCTTCCGAGCAGTGTTACGTTAAGAATGAGGATGGAAGTCGGCATGGTAACTGTGGCTATAATCGGGTGAAGAATGAGTACGTCAAGTGTGACGAAGCGGACGTCCACTGTGGTATGCTGCACTGTAGGCATTTGAACGAGCGGCTCGAATTTGGTATGGAATCGGTCGCGATACTGTCGCACAGCTTCATGACGTACAACGGTAGTGTGATACCGTGCCGGACGGCAATCGTCGATCTGGGTCTGCAGAAGGTTGATCCGGGTCTTACGCCGGACGGTGCCAAATGTGGCGAGGGAAAGATGTGTCTCAACCAAATGTGCATGTCGGTGGAAAAGCTGCGAGCGGGTGGCAGTGGAGCAGCATGTCCGGAAAATTGTAACGACAAGGGTGTGTGTAATAGCGAGGGCCACTGCCATTGTGAGCCAGGGTTTGCTCCCCCATTTTGCAATCTTCCAGGGTACGGAGGTTCCCTCGATAGTGGACCGGCAACCGATCCAAATGGTTAGTAATGCCCATAAGTCTCAAGGCAAGAACCAATATAATGATCGTgtgtttcttccattttctatTGCAGCTACTGCCAGTTTCCGTCGTATGATGTACATTTTCTTCTGTGGCGTCGTGCCCGCATGCTTCATCTTCGCCTTAGTCGTATACTATCTACGAAATGGGCATACGTTCAACGGCAAACGCAAACCTACACCGAATGCGTACGTACCGCGACAGTCCGCTGCTGtcgtttcattttccacctctCGCACTGCACTTTCATTGCTCGGTACTGCGGGTTgcagtagtaatagtagtagtagttctAGTGGCACTGGAGATCAACTCTCTTCGCAGTCCCGTGATAGACGTGGACCGGTGGTGATCGGTGAGGTGCAGCTCGTGTCGACCACAAATACTGTCACGTTGCGGAAGGCACCGGAAATACCCGTGAAAGCACCTGCCACCGCCCAACGACACGTCTTGATCGGTGATATGTGGCTGATATCGAGCACTAATCCAGCGCTTCTTAATGCTAGCACCGAACTACATCTTtagttgattttgtgtgtgtggtgtgctgtggttttgtttgttggttttggtttgcatGGCACGGTTTTTAGATGCGAGTATTGCTTGCTTAAAGACtaaaaattggcaaaaacaTTCATCGATAGAAAGTAGCAATTCAGtagtgattgtgtgtgtgtgttctttctttgtttccGTTGTCCTTCTTTGCGTTCGTAATGGTGATGGTACATAGATATTGGTAGCATGGGTATGTGAAAACGTATAACGTAGTTGTTTCTAGCTTAATCTatatcttttaattttaatactcGCTTAAGCTACTAGCAAGGTTTACCAGCTCAAAAAATAATCCTCCGCATGTCTAAAGCAATGCAAAACTTGACTTACATCAACAGTCTACTACTTACAAAGATGCCACATCATTCTTGCAACATTGTCCACATGAATAAAGAAATTGTTGCTGTTAATGAAAAACGTGAAGGAATAACCATTTTTGGCTGCTATAATTTGGTACAACTAATGGCTTGAATTGTAGAATTTGTATGAAATTAGTAGACTGTTTTGTAGCTCCAATCACTCAGCGCTTTGTAGAGATAGACAGAGACCCGACCCGATGTTAATGCGACAACGGGGACGGACAGAatacggcagaaccgggattCAAGtctcatccgaaccgttcccctgtggataggactgactatctaattGCGTGAtttcggcaagtctagtaggaAAAGAAgtcagttgttttttttaccttgACCTTGGACTTGgacacttgtttttttttaccttgaCCTTGGACTTGGACACTTGTTTTTTGACCTGGTAAACTCTCCAATATGCTTACCTCAATATACTAAAACCAACATAATAGTTTTCGGAACCCATAACTTGAACCTATTCCgcttatatatttttaacttACTGCACGATCCTTAGCTTCTTTAATTATAAGATTCAAACGTAAAATACAAATTTCTATCACtttgttcctctttttttcagTTTGACTACACACATCAAACCGGATGGTTCCCATTCGGCCAGCTCGACCCACACGATCCTCCCTTCCTCACCGAACTCACCCGACTCGGACATGAATGCGGCCCTTCTCCGGCCTTCGTCCACGATCGGTGTGGGCAGTACGGTCGCACCGAACGAGTCAGACTTTGTGGCCAACAACAACATGTTCGGTAAATTTAAAGGATTCACCCTGCAACCCCTTCCCCAGTCCACCACGGTCGGCGGCGTCGTCCCGGGCGGTCACAAAAAGTCCCCCAAGGTGGCGTTCGTGCAACCGGTTAGTAAGTGTAGTGAGGAACCGATCAGCAATGCTGTACCGGCCCGTGCTGCACCTCCCGTACCCGTACCGCTCAAAACGCTAGCTACCCGTCTTGACACTAGCAGTGACCGAAGCAGTAGCTTAGATAATGTAGCGAACTACACTAAACCGGCAGGTAATAATGGGGTACCCTTCACGCAAGCCCGCGTCAACGGCTGCAAGCTGGCCAACCACGAGCATCAGCTGGATACATCCGCTGCACCGGCGCTCCCACCCGCCAACCCCGGGTCCACAGCTCGTCCAATCATTTCCAGCCCGATTCTAGAATCGTCTACCTCGCGTGACTTGGCGGTGGCTGGCGTCACGCAAAAGACATCGAATGTTCCTATCCGACCGGCACCAATGCTTCCACCGGTGGCGGGCAGCGAAGTAACTTCCAATCCATCGACGGGCATTCCATCCGAAACGTCCAGCACCCTTTCCGCCGAGGTACTGATCAATCCGGTCAGCAAGGATAAAAAGCCGAAGGAAAGCAAGCTGAACCGCATCACGTCGTACTTGAAGAAGGAAGAGAAGCCACAGAAACCGGAACCGAAGCAACTGAAGGTAATCGATAAGGAAAAGCTACGCAATATTAACATCTCCGCACCGATACCGATCGAGCAGAATAATCCCGAGCTGGCAAAGAGTATGCCCCGGCTGGCCGACATTACGGCGCTGAACGACGAAAAGGAACCGACACCGATAGGAGTATCGGTACAGCGTGCTAAAAGCATGCGCGATCCAGAATCAATCGTAGGAAACACACAGCGCAAGGTACGCATCGTTGACGATCGTTCGGAGCGTTCGGAGAATGGTTCGATCGGTGGCAGCAGTACCGGGTCGGGAAAGAAGGGATCGGGAACAGCTTTAAAGCGACCACAAAGTATGGTCGGTACAAGGCCAACCATCCCACCTCCAAGACCACCCGTACCAGCTGCGGTCGTTGTGCAAACGACGACGGCTATGAAAATTCCCGGCGTTCCTGGTTATCAGAATCCACCGCCACCTAAATCGGTTCGCATTCAGACACCGCCCGGATCGCGAGAGTACGACGACTGTCGGGATAGTGGTAACGGTACCGGAGGACACTCGTCGCTCGGTTCGGACAATATCTACTCCGTCATTGACGAATCACCCTCACCGCCAAGCATTATTTCACCGCCGGCCATTTCTTCCGGTGGCAGCTCGGAAAGTATGGGTTTGTTGGGCGAAATCGTAAACGAGATCGAGAGCCGTAACGGTGACTCGGCGGTGTACATTGCGTCCACACTGCGTCGTGGCGATGGTGGAAGTAGAAAATCTTCATCCACCGCAAGCCAACCGATTACGACAACGACCACGACAACAGTAAAAGCTGCTGCGTTAGCTTCGCCGGAGCTAGAGGACGATGAACCGACGTACGTTAACACGTCGGAAATaatcgacgacgatgacgatttCGATGCCACGgaagatgacgacgatgacgagcTGGAAGATGACAATCCGATACCGAACCGCAACTCGGGTTTAAGCACAACCTCTAGCGGTTATTTGCGACCGTCGGCAATCAACAGTACACCAATCGCTCGGATAACACCGTCCACGAACGGCGGTGGTAGCGAGAAACCTACTCCAGCGGGTGTAAGCAGCTTCAAATCCGCTACAGCACCGAACGtgttaaatcaaataaaattccaaGGTCCCACTGCCAAGGCCGGGGAACAATCGGCAAAGAAAACCTCAACGACAACAACCGGCCCATCCAGCACGACAGCAAACGGAACGGCAACCGGTGGACCATCTACCTACAAACCGTACCACAGCGTGCTA
This genomic window from Anopheles maculipalpis chromosome 2RL, idAnoMacuDA_375_x, whole genome shotgun sequence contains:
- the LOC126559645 gene encoding uncharacterized protein LOC126559645 encodes the protein MGTDRCSTTGRAAAAAAYKANHRTAEKKQNGAELIVNPCRRPQLAQRHQCTTGDGEDERRRKRRKRTIQPQQLIEQTGQLHCRTSRMMSIAVKTASHRRSLQTRRLITACYVGLLLQLITLVAATPLSIKPEYWQRVASGGREMAQENFGTDDERFHPSKEFSHYGKITPQLQHGRHKRSLTNTREENGLHATHLTLSYTLIEADVILDLQLNKALIPDTHFLSYQLPNGTGKHVVRYDRPEEVDLCHYYGKIRGKPDSRAAISTCGETDGIRGIIIDTDDTYYIESPRVTVKSNNINDETARIDLGEHFIYRHSDLVPSGPEGEGHRCGYAGGHINATHDPELYREHTAAPRREKRATSSGSPKIRGPYNANKYSSYVELVIVVDNKMFKTMRENFKTVQQYCKDITNIINALYEPLNIFVGLVGVVVWNEGDEIELSKDGEVTLKNFLHYRKKTLIKDHPNDNAQLFTKEHFEGGVVGKALKGPICTYEFSGGVEMYHSEIIGVQATTVAHEMGHNFGMEHDTADCECPEERCIMSASSSSIAPKHWSRCSIDQLSLAFHHGMNYCLTNKPESLFDSPVCGNGFVEAGEQCDCGLPDYCDNSCCDPRTCMLHTNASCATGECCDLRTCKPMVGGTVCRQADGECDLPEYCSGESEYCPGDVFKRDTEICDGGKAFCYRGTCRSQNDQCRLLWGPTGKSSEQCYVKNEDGSRHGNCGYNRVKNEYVKCDEADVHCGMLHCRHLNERLEFGMESVAILSHSFMTYNGSVIPCRTAIVDLGLQKVDPGLTPDGAKCGEGKMCLNQMCMSVEKLRAGGSGAACPENCNDKGVCNSEGHCHCEPGFAPPFCNLPGYGGSLDSGPATDPNATASFRRMMYIFFCGVVPACFIFALVVYYLRNGHTFNGKRKPTPNALTTHIKPDGSHSASSTHTILPSSPNSPDSDMNAALLRPSSTIGVGSTVAPNESDFVANNNMFGKFKGFTLQPLPQSTTVGGVVPGGHKKSPKVAFVQPVSKCSEEPISNAVPARAAPPVPVPLKTLATRLDTSSDRSSSLDNVANYTKPAGNNGVPFTQARVNGCKLANHEHQLDTSAAPALPPANPGSTARPIISSPILESSTSRDLAVAGVTQKTSNVPIRPAPMLPPVAGSEVTSNPSTGIPSETSSTLSAEVLINPVSKDKKPKESKLNRITSYLKKEEKPQKPEPKQLKVIDKEKLRNINISAPIPIEQNNPELAKSMPRLADITALNDEKEPTPIGVSVQRAKSMRDPESIVGNTQRKVRIVDDRSERSENGSIGGSSTGSGKKGSGTALKRPQSMVGTRPTIPPPRPPVPAAVVVQTTTAMKIPGVPGYQNPPPPKSVRIQTPPGSREYDDCRDSGNGTGGHSSLGSDNIYSVIDESPSPPSIISPPAISSGGSSESMGLLGEIVNEIESRNGDSAVYIASTLRRGDGGSRKSSSTASQPITTTTTTTVKAAALASPELEDDEPTYVNTSEIIDDDDDFDATEDDDDDELEDDNPIPNRNSGLSTTSSGYLRPSAINSTPIARITPSTNGGGSEKPTPAGVSSFKSATAPNVLNQIKFQGPTAKAGEQSAKKTSTTTTGPSSTTANGTATGGPSTYKPYHSVLTNNARAGSVVAAAKAKIASEKSNGTAPASTTIAKKLPSQANASVRTRTPSPRGSIANGSLPNGTVPGKATPTTASAAAATTTKPKTAAKPATIVSNGKLLTAAARPGPGKVSNVASLQQKFEGRK